Proteins co-encoded in one Dasypus novemcinctus isolate mDasNov1 chromosome 18, mDasNov1.1.hap2, whole genome shotgun sequence genomic window:
- the DPF1 gene encoding zinc finger protein neuro-d4 isoform X1, producing MATVIPGPLSLGEDFYREAIEHCRSYNARLCAERSLRLPFLDSQTGVAQNNCYIWMEKTHRGPGLAPGQIYTYPARCWRKKRRLNILEDPRLRPCEYKIDCEAPLKKEGGLPEGPVLEALLCAETGEKKIELKEEETIMDCQKQQLLEFPHDLEVEDLEDDIPRRKNRAKGKAYGIGGLRKRQDTASLEDRDKPYVCDICGKRYKNRPGLSYHYTHTHLAEEEGEENAERHALPFHRKNNHKQFYKELAWVPEAQRKHTAKKAPDGTVIPNGYCDFCLGGSKKTGCPEDLISCADCGRSGHPSCLQFTVNMTAAVRTYRWQCIECKSCSLCGTSENDGASWAGLTPQDQLLFCDDCDRGYHMYCLSPPMAEPPEGSWSCHLCLRHLKEKASAYITLT from the exons ATGGCCACGGTCATCCCCGGGCCCCTGAG CCTAGGCGAGGACTTCTACCGCGAGGCCATCGAGCACTGCCGCAGCTACAACGCCCGCCTGTGCGCCGAGCGCAGCCTGCGCCTGCCCTTCCTCGACTCGCAGACCGGCGTGGCCCAGAACAACTGCTACATCTGGATGGAGAAGACCCACCGCGGGCCCG GTCTGGCCCCGGGACAGATCTACACGTACCCTGCCCGCTGTTGGAGGAAGAAACGGAGACTCAACATCCTGGAGGACCCCAGACTCCGGCCCTGCGAGTACAAGATCG ACTGTGAGGCGCCCCTGAAGAAGGAGGGCGGCCTCCCAGAAGGGCCGGTCCTTGAGGCTCTACTGTGTGCTGAGACGGGGGAGAAGAAGATCGAGCTGAAGGAGGAGGAGACCATTATGGACTGTCAG AAACAGCAGCTGCTGGAGTTTCCACACGATCTCGAGGTGGAAGACTTGGAGGATGACATTCCCAGGAGGAAGAACAGGGCCAAAGGAAAG GCATATGGCATCGGGGGTCTCCGGAAACGCCAGGACACCGCTTCCCTGGAGGACCGAGACAAGCCGTATGTCTGTGATA TCTGTGGGAAACGGTATAAGAACCGGCCGGGGCTCAGCTACCACTACACCCACACCCACCTGGccgaggaggagggggaggagaatgCCGAACGCCATGCCCTGCCCTTCCACCGGAAAAACAACCATAAAC agtTTTACAAAGAATTGGCCTGGGTCCCCGAGGCGCAGAGGAAACACACAG CCAAGAAGGCCCCCGATGGCACTGTCATCCCCAATGGCTACTGCGACTTCTGCTTGGGTGGCTCCAAGAAGACAGGGTGTCCCGAGGACCTCATCTCCTGCGCTGACTGTGGGCGATCAG GACACCCCTCGTGTTTACAGTTCACGGTGAACATGACGGCAGCTGTGCGGACCTACCGCTGGCAGTGCATTGAATGCAAGTCCTGCAGCCTCTGCGGCACCTCGGAGAACGAC GGTGCCAGCTGGGCAGGTCTCACCCCCCAGGACCAGCTGCTGTTTTGTGACGACTGCGATCGGGGTTACCACATGTACTGCCTGAGTCCCCCCATGGCGGAGCCCCCGGAAG
- the DPF1 gene encoding zinc finger protein neuro-d4 isoform X3 encodes MATVIPGPLSLGEDFYREAIEHCRSYNARLCAERSLRLPFLDSQTGVAQNNCYIWMEKTHRGPGLAPGQIYTYPARCWRKKRRLNILEDPRLRPCEYKIDCEAPLKKEGGLPEGPVLEALLCAETGEKKIELKEEETIMDCQKQQLLEFPHDLEVEDLEDDIPRRKNRAKGKAYGIGGLRKRQDTASLEDRDKPYVCDICGKRYKNRPGLSYHYTHTHLAEEEGEENAERHALPFHRKNNHKQFYKELAWVPEAQRKHTAKKAPDGTVIPNGYCDFCLGGSKKTGCPEDLISCADCGRSGHPSCLQFTVNMTAAVRTYRWQCIECKSCSLCGTSENDDQLLFCDDCDRGYHMYCLSPPMAEPPEGSWSCHLCLRHLKEKASAYITLT; translated from the exons ATGGCCACGGTCATCCCCGGGCCCCTGAG CCTAGGCGAGGACTTCTACCGCGAGGCCATCGAGCACTGCCGCAGCTACAACGCCCGCCTGTGCGCCGAGCGCAGCCTGCGCCTGCCCTTCCTCGACTCGCAGACCGGCGTGGCCCAGAACAACTGCTACATCTGGATGGAGAAGACCCACCGCGGGCCCG GTCTGGCCCCGGGACAGATCTACACGTACCCTGCCCGCTGTTGGAGGAAGAAACGGAGACTCAACATCCTGGAGGACCCCAGACTCCGGCCCTGCGAGTACAAGATCG ACTGTGAGGCGCCCCTGAAGAAGGAGGGCGGCCTCCCAGAAGGGCCGGTCCTTGAGGCTCTACTGTGTGCTGAGACGGGGGAGAAGAAGATCGAGCTGAAGGAGGAGGAGACCATTATGGACTGTCAG AAACAGCAGCTGCTGGAGTTTCCACACGATCTCGAGGTGGAAGACTTGGAGGATGACATTCCCAGGAGGAAGAACAGGGCCAAAGGAAAG GCATATGGCATCGGGGGTCTCCGGAAACGCCAGGACACCGCTTCCCTGGAGGACCGAGACAAGCCGTATGTCTGTGATA TCTGTGGGAAACGGTATAAGAACCGGCCGGGGCTCAGCTACCACTACACCCACACCCACCTGGccgaggaggagggggaggagaatgCCGAACGCCATGCCCTGCCCTTCCACCGGAAAAACAACCATAAAC agtTTTACAAAGAATTGGCCTGGGTCCCCGAGGCGCAGAGGAAACACACAG CCAAGAAGGCCCCCGATGGCACTGTCATCCCCAATGGCTACTGCGACTTCTGCTTGGGTGGCTCCAAGAAGACAGGGTGTCCCGAGGACCTCATCTCCTGCGCTGACTGTGGGCGATCAG GACACCCCTCGTGTTTACAGTTCACGGTGAACATGACGGCAGCTGTGCGGACCTACCGCTGGCAGTGCATTGAATGCAAGTCCTGCAGCCTCTGCGGCACCTCGGAGAACGAC GACCAGCTGCTGTTTTGTGACGACTGCGATCGGGGTTACCACATGTACTGCCTGAGTCCCCCCATGGCGGAGCCCCCGGAAG
- the DPF1 gene encoding zinc finger protein neuro-d4 isoform X4 — protein MGCLGARPSAGRPGPAGTCWGQDPGSKMATVIPGPLSLGEDFYREAIEHCRSYNARLCAERSLRLPFLDSQTGVAQNNCYIWMEKTHRGPGLAPGQIYTYPARCWRKKRRLNILEDPRLRPCEYKIDCEAPLKKEGGLPEGPVLEALLCAETGEKKIELKEEETIMDCQKQQLLEFPHDLEVEDLEDDIPRRKNRAKGKAYGIGGLRKRQDTASLEDRDKPYVCDICGKRYKNRPGLSYHYTHTHLAEEEGEENAERHALPFHRKNNHKQFYKELAWVPEAQRKHTAKKAPDGTVIPNGYCDFCLGGSKKTGCPEDLISCADCGRSGHPSCLQFTVNMTAAVRTYRWQCIECKSCSLCGTSENDVSASQPPCLTPPPWPVQPKSLPQRPSLVNTMCIVVAITN, from the exons ATGGGCTGCCTCGGCGCCCGCCCGAGCGCTGGGAGGCCCGGCCCGGCGGGGACCTGCTGGGGGCAGGACCCGGGGAGCAAGATGGCCACGGTCATCCCCGGGCCCCTGAG CCTAGGCGAGGACTTCTACCGCGAGGCCATCGAGCACTGCCGCAGCTACAACGCCCGCCTGTGCGCCGAGCGCAGCCTGCGCCTGCCCTTCCTCGACTCGCAGACCGGCGTGGCCCAGAACAACTGCTACATCTGGATGGAGAAGACCCACCGCGGGCCCG GTCTGGCCCCGGGACAGATCTACACGTACCCTGCCCGCTGTTGGAGGAAGAAACGGAGACTCAACATCCTGGAGGACCCCAGACTCCGGCCCTGCGAGTACAAGATCG ACTGTGAGGCGCCCCTGAAGAAGGAGGGCGGCCTCCCAGAAGGGCCGGTCCTTGAGGCTCTACTGTGTGCTGAGACGGGGGAGAAGAAGATCGAGCTGAAGGAGGAGGAGACCATTATGGACTGTCAG AAACAGCAGCTGCTGGAGTTTCCACACGATCTCGAGGTGGAAGACTTGGAGGATGACATTCCCAGGAGGAAGAACAGGGCCAAAGGAAAG GCATATGGCATCGGGGGTCTCCGGAAACGCCAGGACACCGCTTCCCTGGAGGACCGAGACAAGCCGTATGTCTGTGATA TCTGTGGGAAACGGTATAAGAACCGGCCGGGGCTCAGCTACCACTACACCCACACCCACCTGGccgaggaggagggggaggagaatgCCGAACGCCATGCCCTGCCCTTCCACCGGAAAAACAACCATAAAC agtTTTACAAAGAATTGGCCTGGGTCCCCGAGGCGCAGAGGAAACACACAG CCAAGAAGGCCCCCGATGGCACTGTCATCCCCAATGGCTACTGCGACTTCTGCTTGGGTGGCTCCAAGAAGACAGGGTGTCCCGAGGACCTCATCTCCTGCGCTGACTGTGGGCGATCAG GACACCCCTCGTGTTTACAGTTCACGGTGAACATGACGGCAGCTGTGCGGACCTACCGCTGGCAGTGCATTGAATGCAAGTCCTGCAGCCTCTGCGGCACCTCGGAGAACGACGTGAGTGCCAGCCAGCCTCCCTGCCTGACACCTCCGCCTTGGCCAGTCCAGCCTAAGTCCTTGCCCCAGAGGCCCTCCCTGGTGAACACAATGTGTATTGTCGTTGCTATCACTAACTGA
- the DPF1 gene encoding zinc finger protein neuro-d4 isoform X2 — translation MGCLGARPSAGRPGPAGTCWGQDPGSKMATVIPGPLSLGEDFYREAIEHCRSYNARLCAERSLRLPFLDSQTGVAQNNCYIWMEKTHRGPGLAPGQIYTYPARCWRKKRRLNILEDPRLRPCEYKIDCEAPLKKEGGLPEGPVLEALLCAETGEKKIELKEEETIMDCQKQQLLEFPHDLEVEDLEDDIPRRKNRAKGKAYGIGGLRKRQDTASLEDRDKPYVCDICGKRYKNRPGLSYHYTHTHLAEEEGEENAERHALPFHRKNNHKQFYKELAWVPEAQRKHTAKKAPDGTVIPNGYCDFCLGGSKKTGCPEDLISCADCGRSGDARHPRFLGPGVEGTSRRPGLEDGREGDEGCGWPEPLEPTQLLRHCGGQWGLQGSGNHGLGVLRCCGLWRLIATVLWEVVCAYHNGSAKR, via the exons ATGGGCTGCCTCGGCGCCCGCCCGAGCGCTGGGAGGCCCGGCCCGGCGGGGACCTGCTGGGGGCAGGACCCGGGGAGCAAGATGGCCACGGTCATCCCCGGGCCCCTGAG CCTAGGCGAGGACTTCTACCGCGAGGCCATCGAGCACTGCCGCAGCTACAACGCCCGCCTGTGCGCCGAGCGCAGCCTGCGCCTGCCCTTCCTCGACTCGCAGACCGGCGTGGCCCAGAACAACTGCTACATCTGGATGGAGAAGACCCACCGCGGGCCCG GTCTGGCCCCGGGACAGATCTACACGTACCCTGCCCGCTGTTGGAGGAAGAAACGGAGACTCAACATCCTGGAGGACCCCAGACTCCGGCCCTGCGAGTACAAGATCG ACTGTGAGGCGCCCCTGAAGAAGGAGGGCGGCCTCCCAGAAGGGCCGGTCCTTGAGGCTCTACTGTGTGCTGAGACGGGGGAGAAGAAGATCGAGCTGAAGGAGGAGGAGACCATTATGGACTGTCAG AAACAGCAGCTGCTGGAGTTTCCACACGATCTCGAGGTGGAAGACTTGGAGGATGACATTCCCAGGAGGAAGAACAGGGCCAAAGGAAAG GCATATGGCATCGGGGGTCTCCGGAAACGCCAGGACACCGCTTCCCTGGAGGACCGAGACAAGCCGTATGTCTGTGATA TCTGTGGGAAACGGTATAAGAACCGGCCGGGGCTCAGCTACCACTACACCCACACCCACCTGGccgaggaggagggggaggagaatgCCGAACGCCATGCCCTGCCCTTCCACCGGAAAAACAACCATAAAC agtTTTACAAAGAATTGGCCTGGGTCCCCGAGGCGCAGAGGAAACACACAG CCAAGAAGGCCCCCGATGGCACTGTCATCCCCAATGGCTACTGCGACTTCTGCTTGGGTGGCTCCAAGAAGACAGGGTGTCCCGAGGACCTCATCTCCTGCGCTGACTGTGGGCGATCAGGTGATGCCCGCCACCCGAGGTTTCTGGGGCCTGGGGTGGAGGGGACGTCCAGGAGGCCGGGCCTGGaggatgggagggagggggatGAGGGCTGTGGATGGCCAGAGCCCCTGGAGCCCACTCAGTTGCTGAGGCATTGTGGGGGACAGTGGGGTCTGCAAGGCTCTGGGAATCATGGGCTGGGGGTGTTGAGGTGTTGTGGGTTGTGGCGTCTAATTGCCACGGTGTTGTGGGAAGTGGTGTGTGCTTATCATAACGGGAGTGCCAAAAGATAG